Proteins from one Gimesia maris genomic window:
- a CDS encoding Rne/Rng family ribonuclease, translating into MKKEMLVNVLQPEESRIAIVEDGILEELYVERNSLENLVGNIYKGKVVNIEPSIQAAFVDFGVGRNGFLHVSDIEHQYYKHLTDGDGNGKPGRGRNQKGRRVNERSVANKPPIQEILKRGSEVLVQVIKEGLGNKGPTLSTYISIPGRYLVIMPGLQRVGISRKIADEDVRKDLRTILTQLAPPPGLGFIVRTAGIDRTADDLKRDLNYLLRLWGTIVGRIKKLPTPVEIYSESDMMIRTIRDIYNSEIDTLYIDEPTAYQRARDFMKVVLPKHVNRVKHYTGNDPIFYNSKLDDEICSIQNRHVPMKGGGSIVIDQTEALVAIDVNSGNYRADDNAEKTAFKVNMKAAEEISRQIRLRDLGGVIVIDFIDMREEKHRRSVERRLRELVKRDRARTKVLRISPFGLIEMTRQRIRPSLRRSMYEDCPSCRGTGQVKTAESMAIEVMRTLMTTVNKKNISRLVLNVHENVANYLNNKRRKDITQLEETAQTSIIINARTDVEPEHLMARCYDDIGNEVNF; encoded by the coding sequence ATGAAAAAGGAAATGCTGGTTAATGTCCTCCAACCGGAGGAAAGCCGAATTGCCATCGTTGAAGACGGCATTCTTGAAGAACTTTATGTTGAACGAAACAGTCTCGAAAACCTGGTAGGCAATATCTACAAGGGAAAAGTGGTCAACATCGAACCCAGCATCCAGGCTGCGTTTGTTGACTTCGGTGTAGGCCGGAACGGCTTCCTGCATGTCAGTGATATTGAGCATCAATATTACAAACACCTGACCGATGGGGACGGAAACGGTAAACCAGGACGCGGACGCAACCAGAAGGGACGCCGCGTAAACGAACGCAGCGTTGCCAATAAACCTCCCATTCAGGAAATCCTGAAACGCGGCAGTGAAGTCCTCGTACAGGTCATCAAGGAAGGGCTCGGCAATAAAGGCCCTACCCTCTCCACTTACATCAGTATTCCCGGACGCTACCTGGTCATCATGCCTGGACTGCAACGGGTTGGTATCAGCCGCAAAATTGCCGATGAAGATGTCCGTAAGGATCTGAGAACGATTCTGACTCAACTGGCTCCGCCACCGGGCCTCGGTTTTATCGTTCGTACAGCTGGAATCGATCGGACTGCAGATGACCTCAAGCGGGACTTGAACTATCTGCTGAGGCTCTGGGGAACCATCGTAGGACGGATCAAAAAACTGCCCACTCCGGTAGAAATTTACTCGGAGAGTGACATGATGATCCGGACGATTCGTGACATCTATAACAGTGAAATCGACACCCTCTACATTGATGAACCCACGGCTTACCAGCGTGCCAGAGACTTCATGAAGGTCGTGCTTCCCAAACACGTCAATCGGGTCAAACACTATACAGGCAATGACCCCATCTTCTATAACAGTAAACTGGATGATGAAATCTGCAGCATCCAGAATCGGCATGTTCCCATGAAGGGAGGCGGTTCCATTGTCATCGACCAGACGGAAGCGTTGGTCGCCATTGACGTCAACAGTGGAAACTATCGGGCAGATGACAATGCCGAAAAAACGGCATTCAAAGTGAATATGAAAGCGGCAGAAGAAATCAGTCGCCAGATCAGACTGCGCGACCTTGGTGGTGTGATTGTGATTGACTTCATTGACATGCGGGAAGAAAAACACCGTCGTTCCGTTGAACGCAGACTGAGAGAACTCGTCAAAAGAGATCGCGCACGTACCAAGGTATTACGCATCAGCCCGTTTGGCCTGATCGAGATGACACGCCAGCGAATTCGCCCTTCTCTGCGAAGAAGCATGTACGAAGACTGTCCTTCCTGTCGCGGAACCGGCCAGGTGAAAACGGCTGAGAGCATGGCGATTGAAGTCATGCGAACCCTGATGACCACCGTAAACAAGAAAAACATTTCCCGACTTGTACTGAATGTACATGAAAATGTTGCCAACTATCTCAATAACAAACGCCGCAAAGACATTACCCAACTCGAAGAAACCGCTCAGACTTCGATCATAATAAACGCTCGTACAGACGTTGAGCCTGAGCATTTAATGGCGCGATGTTATGACGATATTGGAAATGAAGTA